In Aspergillus nidulans FGSC A4 chromosome II, a single window of DNA contains:
- a CDS encoding uncharacterized protein (transcript_id=CADANIAT00004016) has translation MAALTMSPASVRQPFAPLDAPRMRSILRSKMNVLNKQNGNMFLGKKQPLAEFDSENIDPTAPKPTLKSTKRKRAADDEDDLAPTKSPMKPTKSSSLGFTIFEDSVAPSTPKKTTQLTPKSAPLKPAGRSPQLKATKPFSRRATISKSRPESARKGIGRPFSLAAVLSTGKPKQKSQPAPAPKMPASWSFEIYVDSEQEEMTNLMQHSTCVLDISDDEGKDESQSDHRGKENIPPADLGISLPRSQQESPAVAVPKSDTVDEPRSPLGELNAADFYGEDCHAFSYAVVYDDDEDEEAPVDKKNASRSRLSSMSSIESVLEASPVKAVEETIGDST, from the exons CCTTTCGCTCCTCTGGATGCCCCTCGAATGCGGTCCATCCTCCGCTCCAAAATGAACGTCCTCAACAAGCAAAATG GCAATATGTTCTTAGGCAAGAAGCAACCTCTCGCTGAATTCGATTCGGAAAATATCGACCCAACGGCACCGAAACCCACGCTGAAGTCTACGAAACGTAAGCGCGCGgccgacgatgaggacgaccTTGCACCGACCAAGAGCCCAATGAAGCCGACAAAGTCCTCTTCCCTGGGGTTCACAATCTTCGAGGACTCGGTTGCACCATCAACACCTAAAAAGACCACGCAGTTGACACCCAAATCCGCACCCCTCAAACCAGCCGGCCGGTCGCCCCAATTGAAAGCTACCAAGCCGTTTTCCCGCCGTGCAACGATCTCCAAGAGCCGTCCAGAGTCTGCCCGCAAGGGCATCGGCCGTCCCTTCTCACTTGCGGCTGTTTTGTCTACCGGCAAGCCCAAGCAAAAGAGCCAGCCAGCTCCTGCCCCGAAGATGCCTGCATCTTGGTCGTTCGAGATCTACGTCGACTctgagcaggaagaaatGACCAACCTCATGCAGCATTCGACCTGTGTTCTAGACATTTCTGACGACGAGGGGAAGGACGAAAGTCAGTCAGATCACCGCGGAAAGGAGAATATCCCGCCCGCTGACCTGGGAATCTCTCTCCCTCGCTCCCAACAGGAGTCCCCTGCGGTAGCGGTGCCTAAATCTGACACGGTGGATGAGCCTCGCTCTCCATTAGGCGAGCTCAATGCCGCTGACTTTTATGGTGAGGACTGCCATGCCTTTTCGTACGCTGTTGTGtatgacgatgatgaggatgaggaggcgccTGTCGACAAAAAGAACGCTAGTCGGAGTAGGCTCTCGAGTATGTCGTCGATTGAGTCTGTGCTTGAGGCTAGTCCAGTGAAGGCGGTTGAGGAAACTATCGGCGACTCAACCTAG